Part of the Pseudomonas baltica genome is shown below.
CCTGCCGCTGGTGGACCTGCTCGGTGGCCGCTGCCGTGACGAAGTGCCGTTCAGTGCCTATCTGTTCTTCAAGTACGCCCAGCATATCGACTCCCCCTACGCGCCGGATTCCTGGGGTGAAGCCCTCAGCGAAGCGCAGATCGTCGCCCAGGCCAAGCGCATGATCGACGAGAACGGCTTCCAGAGCATCAAGCTCAAGGCCGGCGCGCTGGACCCGGAACACGAAGTGGCGTGCATCAAGGCGCTGAAAAAAGCCTTCCCCAACTGCCCGCTGCGCATCGACCCCAATGGCAACTGGTCGCTGGAAACCGCCATCCGCATGGCCGAGCTGCTGGGCGACGACCTGCAGTACTACGAAGACCCGACCCCGGGCCTGGACGGAATGTCCGAGCTGCACAAGCGCACCGGTCTGCCACTGGCGACCAACATGGTGGTCACCGACTTCGACGAGTTCCGCCGCAGCGTGGAATTGAACAGCGTGCAGATCGTACTGGCCGACCACCATTACTGGGGCGGCCTGCGCGACACGGTGGCGTTGGCGAAGATGTGCGACGTATGGGGCCTGGGCGTGTCGATGCACTCCAACTCGCACCTGGCGATCAGCCTGATGGCCATGGCTCACGTGGCGGCGGCGACGCCGAATCTGGATTACGCCTGCGATACCCACTACCCGTGGCAGGAACCGGACGAGGAAGTGATCAAGGGCGGCAAGCTGAAGATCGTCAACGGCGCCGTGCAGATCAACAAGACCCCTGGGTTGGGCCTGGAGCTGGATTACGATCAGTTGGGCAAGCTGCACGAGCAATTCTTGAGCTGCGGGATTCGCAGCCGGGATGATGTGAAGCAGATGCGCAAGTACAAACCTGACTGGACGCAGGTCAAGCCTCGGTTTTGATCAGCGTGAGGGCTTGCTGGTGAAGGCATCCTGCGGGCCTCTTCGCGAGCAAGCTTTGCTCCCACTGTGTGCTCCGCTTGTGGGCGCACACCTCTGGGAGCAAGGCTATACCGCGAAAGAGCCGTGCGGACTTTGGATATATTCAGCGGCGGCGTGGCGGCTGACGGCGCTTGTCTTCGGTGGGAATAGGCACGGGTTGCAAAGGTGGAGGCACCAGGCCGAGTGCGACGGCGAGGTCATGGAGCCAGTTGTACAGTGGATTTCTCATACAGCCCCCCTTCAGGGTGATACTGAGCGGCAGAACTGCTGCGCTTCAAACTGATGATAGTCCGATGTCCATAGCAGCGCTTGCCTTAAATCACCAAATATCGCCACATTTCATTTCAGAGCCCTTAGCGAGCAGGCTAGCCACCGAAAGGGGGAGCCAGCACTATCGTGATGGCTGATCAGCCCAATCGGGGGCAAGCCCCCTCGCTACGGGGCCTCGCCTTACTCGGCCGCAGCCTCTGGCTTGCGGCGCTTGAGCGGCGCCATGCCATCACCGCTCACCAACGGGTCGGCTTTCGGACGATTGACCGTCTTGCGCTTGGTCGGGCCCTTGGCGGCAGTCTTCTTGTCGGCTTTCTTGCCGTCGGCCTTCTTCTTTTTCACGCCGACGGCCTTGCCTGATGCCTTGACCTTTTTCGGGCCGCTATAGGTGCCTTTGACCTCTTTGATCACTCGGCGCTCGAAGCTCTGCTTGAGGTAGCGCTCGATGCTCGACATCAGATTCCAATCGCCATGACAGATCAACGACACAGCCAGGCCTTCGTTGCCAGCCCGGCCCGTACGGCCGATACGGTGCACGTAGTCGTCACCACTGCGGGGCATGTCGAAGTTGATCACCAGGTCGAGGCCTTCGACATCCAGGCCACGGGCCGCGACATCGGTGGCCACCAGGATCTTCACGCCGCCCTGCTTGAGGCGGTCGATCGCCAGCTTGCGGTCCTTCTGATCTTTTTCGCCATGCAAGACGAACGTCTTGTATTCCTGCGCCACCAGACGGCCATAGATACGGTCGGCCATGGCCCGGGTATTGGTAAAGATGATCGCCTTCTGGTAGGTCTCGTTGGCCAGCAGCCAGTTGAGGATCTGTTCCTTGTGCACATTGTGGTCGGCAGTGACGATCTGCTGACGAGTGCCCGAGGCCAGCTCGCTGACGTTGTTGATCAGCAGGTGCTCAGGGTCCTTGAGCACCTTGCCGATCATGTCGCGCAGGCCGGCACCGCCGGTGGTGGCGGAGAACAGCAGGGTTTGCTGGCGGTTGACAGCTTCGTCGCACAGGCGCTGGACGTCTTCAGAGAAGCCCATGTCGAGCATGCGGTCGGCTTCGTCGAGGACCATCACCTCGACCTTTTTCAGGTCCAGGTTACCGGCGTTGAGTTGCTCCAGCAGGCGGCCCGGGGTACCGATCAGGATGTCCGGGACCTTGCGCAGCATGGCTGCCTGGACCTTGAAGTCCTCACCGCCGGTGATCAGGCCGGCCTTGATGAAGGTGAACTGCGAGAAGCGCTCGACTTCCTTGAGGGTCTGCTGCGCCAGTTCGCGCGTCGGCAACAGGATCAGCACGCGGATATCGACGCGTACCTGGGCCGGCCCCATCAGGCGATTGAGCAATGGCAGCACAAACGCTGCCGTCTTGCCGCTGCCGGTCTGGGCGGTTACCCGCAGGTCCTTGCCTTGCAGCGCGAGCGGAATGGCCGCGACCTGCACTGGCGTAGGCTCGACAAATTTCAGTTCGGCCACGGCTTTGAGCAGGCGTTCGTGCAGGGCAAATTGGGAAAACACGGGTGTTACCTCGGCGCAGTTCGGAAATTCAACGGCATAGCGTAACGGTTTCCACGCCAAAGGCCGAATTTCTTTACTCGCCAAGGCTAAATCTCCGACTTGGCTACCGATTGGAGGCGGTGCTCGCAGCGCTGATCCTGCAACCACCCGCTTTGGTCAATGGGGCAAATTCCCACAAACGTGACAATTTATTACCAAAGGTCCTTCCACCACTCGTCTGCTTTTTCAGCGCATCTTGTCGTCGAGTTCGACACATTTACGTATGACAACCAGACTCTACGAACAAGGGCTGCCGACGCTTCAGGGCGCCCTTTGCAGGAAGCAAAAGTGCCAGGGTCAGTCAATCCAACGCACAATCGCAAGGATCAGCACAATAATGAATAAAACCAATGCGGATTCGTCTTTACCTGCCCTACCCCAAACGCCCCATACCCGCACGCTGGTGGCATTGATCGGCTTGTTGTTCGCCGCAGCGTTTTTGCTCGGCATGGGCGCCCTGATCAACATCGCCCGCAACCTCAACAGCGAAGAGCTGCAGAAAAGCTACTTCTATACCCAAAAGGCCCTGGAAACCCGCACTGCGACGTCGGCGGCATTGATCAGCTCCTTTGCCGTCTGGGACAGCGCCTACGACCACCTCAACGGCATTGCCGACACTCAGTGGGCCTATAAAGAGCGCAATCTGGGCGATCCGCTGTTCATCAGCAACGGCTACGAAGGCGTGTTCGTGATCGACCGCAAGAGCACCAAATACGGCCTGCTCAACGGACGCCTCACCGAGGTTGCGCTGTCGCGGTACCTGGACACCTCGCTGGGCAGCCTGATCGACGCCGCTCAGGATGCCGCCGCACAGGCCCGGGCAGTAGACCGCTTCGCGCTGTTCAATGGCTGGCCGGCGCTGGTCACGGCTGCGGCGATTCAACCCGGTGACGACGGCACGCGGGTCGATCCGGCCTCCCTGTCGGTGATGATTTTCGTCGACCAGTTGACCCCGGCCAAACTGCTCAAACTGGGTCAAGCCTATGGCCTCACGGGCCTTGCGATCGAGGCGCCAGGGGTGCAGACCTCGTCGCGTCCGCAACTCAATCTGGGCCACACCGGCTATCGCCTGACCTGGGATCAGCCGCGACCGGGCAACGAGCTGCTGTGGTCGGTGGTCCCTCCCCTATTGGCTGCCGGTATGGTGCTATGCCTGCTGCTGGGTTACTTCTTCCGGTTCGCTTTGCGCACCTCACAGCAAATGGACTCCAACTACCGGGTTTTGAAAGTCAGCAACCAGGCGCTGGAAGCCAGTGAGGAGCGGTTTCGCGCGGTGGCAGAGGCTGCCTCGGACTGGATCTGGGAAACCGATGAGCAAGGCCGGATCCTGTACCTGTCGACGCGATTCGTGGCGGTGACCGGCTTTACCAGTGACGACTGGCTGGGCAAACCCCTCGAGCAGCTGCTGCATTGCGACACGTTGCCGATCGACACCTGGCTGGCCGATCTGCGCAACAGCCAGCCCCACACGGCTCATCTGCGCTGCACTTACCGAGATCATTGTGCGCAACCACGTTACTGCCGGGTGTCGGCTCGGCCGATACTGCAGGATGGCCAGGTAGCGGGGTTTCGCGGCACGGCGAGCGATATCACCGACGAAGTGGCCGCCCATGCGCAGATCCAGCACCTGTCGATGCACGACGCCCTCACCGGTCTGCCCAACCGCAATTTGCTGGCTCGCCACCTGGAAGAGGCCCTTGGTCGGTTGTCGCATCCGCCCGGCAACCACGGCAATGCCCATGGCCTGACTTTGCTGTTGCTGGATCTGGACGATTTCAAGCCGATCAACGATACCCTCGGCCACCCCGTCGGCGATGCCGTGTTGCTCGAAGTCGCCAAGCGCCTGCGCGACGCCACCCGCGAGCAGGACCTGGTGGCGCGCCTGGGCGGGGACGAATTCCTCATGGTGCTCAGCGGCCTGACCAACGACAAGGAGATCGATCGCTTTTGTGCGCGCTTGATCGAAAGCATGCGCCAGCCCATCGTCCATGGCGATCAACAGTTGTACATCGGCGCCAGCATGGGCATCGCCCAAAGCCATCTGCAGGGGCCGGATCCGACTGAACTGATCCGCTGCGCCGACATCGCCCTGTACGCCGCCAAAGCCGAAGGCAAGAACACCTGGCGCTACTTCTCGGCGCAGATGAACGAGGAAATCCAGCATCGCCGCCACCTCGAAAACGAACTGCGCCTGGCGGTCAAGAACCACGAGTTCATCCTCCACTATCAACCGCGCTACGAGCTCGACGGCATGACCATCGTCTCCGTCGAGGCACTGGTACGCTGGGATCATCCGATCGAGGGCCTGATCAGCCCCGATGCCTTCATTCCCTTGGCCGAACAGACCGAGCTGATCGTGCCCCTCGGCCGCTGGGTGCTGCGCGAAGCCTGCGAGACGGCGCGCCACTGGCCGGGCGATCTGATGGTCTCGGTGAACCTGTCGCCCGCGCAGTTTTCCCGCAGCGATGTGGTCGCGGATGTACGCGAGACCTTGATCCAGACCGGCCTGCCGGCCCATCGCCTGGAGTTGGAGATCACCGAAAACGTCATGCTCAACGATATCGACAATGCCCTGCACATCATGAACGCCCTCAAGGAGCTGGGCGTGCGCCTGAACATGGATGATTTCGGTACCGGTTACTCGTCTCTCGGCTATCTGCGTACCTACCCTTTCGACAGCATCAAGATCGACAAGCGCTTCATCGCCGCCATGGCCCTGGGCAGCAACGATCGCGCGGTGGTACAGGCGATCATCAACCTGGGCAAGGCCATGGGTTTGAAGGTCACCGCCGAAGGGGTAGAGACCGAGCAGCAACTGGCGCTCTTGAGCTCCGATGCCTGTCACGAGGTGCAAGGCTTCTATATGAGCAGGCCGATCGACAAACTGGCGCTGGGCAGGCTGTCGGCCCAGCAGGATGAAGCTCGGTTGCCCAGTCGTAGCGCATGAGCCATGCGGGCCCTGACAGCAGATAATGCGGTCCGAAAACATCTTTTTACAGCGCACTACGGTCTCGCTTAGACTCCCAGCTACTGTATGCTCGAACCGACGCGAGCCGCTTCCATTTTCTGGGAAATCCACTGCTCCATGGCGAAAACCGTTGCTGCCGATATCGCCACCATCGGCCGAATCAATGCCGTGCCCGCGTTATTGCAGGTGATCTGCGAGACCACTGGCATGCGCTTTGCGGCCGTCGCGAGGGTGACGGATACGGCTTGGATCGCCTGCGCGGTGCTCGACAACCTTGGATTTGGTCTGCAAGTGGGTGGCGAACTCGAGCTCAACACCACGTTGTGTGACGAGATTCGCGATCACCACCGCACCATCATCATGGATCAGGCGAGCACCGACCCGCTTTACTGCGATCATCACACCCCGCGCATCTACAAGTTCGAGAGCTATATTTCGGTGCCGGTGTTCCGCACCAACGGCGAGTTTTTCGGCACCATCTGCGCGCTCGACCCCAATCCCGTACAACTCAAGGGTTCGGCCATTCAGCCGATGATCGAGTCCTTCGCGCGCCTGCTATCGATCCAGATGGAAAGTGAAGAAGCCTTCGTCGAGACCGAACAGGCGCTGCTGCAGGAGCGTCAGGTGGCCGAATTGCGCGAGCAGTTCATCGCCGTGCTGGGCCATGACCTGCGCAATCCACTGTTCGCCATCAACGCCGGGGCCGAAATGCTTCTGCGCCGCGCCGTGGACGAGCGCAGCATCAGCATCATCGAGCACATCATTACCAGCAGCAATCGCGCTTCGCGGCTGGTCGAGGACGTGCTCGACTTCGCCCGCGGTCGCCTGGGCTCCGGCATCACCGTGAACATGGTGCCGATGCCCGATCTGGCCGAGGCGCTGCAACATGTGGTCGCCGAAGTTCATCGAGTCAATCCGCAGCGGGTGTTCAATCTGCATATTGGCGACCTGCGCGATCTCAAAGGCGATCGCGAGCGTATCACCCAACTGCTCTCCAACCTGGTGGCCAACGCCATTCACCATGGTTCGAAAGAGGGTCCGGTGATCATTGAAGCGGACGTCGAAGACGGGATATTTCGCCTGAGCGTGCACAACCAGGGCACGCCCATCTCGGCGCCGGTGCTGGCGCAACTGTTTCAGCCCTTCACCCGCCATAACGCCGATGCACCGCCCAGCGGCCTGGGCCTTGGGCTGTACATCGCCGATCAGATCGCCCGCGCCCATGGCGGTCATATGGAGGTGTCTTCGACGGCCGAGACGGGCACGCTGTTCACTTTCAGGCTGGCGCTCAAGCCGGAGTGAGCCGATCAATCATCGCGTAACTCGCGGGTGACTAGCTCCACCAGCCGATCCAGACTTTCATTCCAGCCCTGATGAAACCCCATTGCCTCATGACTGCGACAATCTTCGGCGCTCCAATGCCAGGCGCTAGCGGTGTAGCGGGTCTTGCCGTGCACGTCCTCGAGTTCGATGACGGCGGTCATGAAGGGCTTGGCCGAGGGTATCCAACCGGGCAAAAAGGCATCGGTGAACACGATCCGGCGCGGCGCTTCGATTTCCAGGAACACGCCTTGGGTCGGATACTCACTACCATCCGGGGCGCACATCAGGGTGCTGAACAGGCCGCCGGGCCATAGCTGCAGGGTGCATTCAGGGGTGGTCATGCCGTGGGGTCCCCACCAGCGCTTGAGCAGTTCGGCGCGGGTCCAGGCGCGAAACACGCGGGCGCAAGGGGCGTCGATCAGGCGGGTAATGGACAGTTCGTAGGCAGGTGAAGCAACGGCGAGGGATTGAAGGCTCATATTGTTATTTCCTTCGTTCGGGTTGGAACGCTGACGATTCGCCGGCCCATGATGGCGCCTCAAAGCTAAAATCGGCAATGCCAAAATTCACGACGAAGAGGTCATTTCGTATCGCCGCTGCGTGCCTGGTCGTAGCCTTTTCACAATTTTTCGATAAGTGGCAATCTACAGTCGACGGGCGCGCCAGTTAGCCCCTGGCGTCCCTCTTCCGCCACTCCCTCTAACAACAAGAGCCATCGATGATCAGCGTTATAAGCCGTCGCCTCCCCTCCATCAGCAGCCAACGATTGGTGATGCTCTGCGCCGCAGTGTTAGTGGCGATCTACAATCTGGCCACCTGGAAAGCCGTTGACGCACTGGTGAATTTTTCGGGTCTCAAGGCGCTGGCGTTCAACCTGTCGTTCGCCGTATTCCTGTGGGCGGCCTTCACCGTGTTACTGACAGTGGTGTCGTTTCGGCCTGTGTTCAAACCGGTGC
Proteins encoded:
- a CDS encoding glucarate dehydratase family protein, with the translated sequence MKIKRVTVTPIAFRDPPLLNASGIHEPYALRSIIEIESDNGYIGLGESYGDAPALAIQEALKGELIGLDPFNLNHLREVVKSVVAKHRPASLAGAELAPGSHASKAVSNAYSAFEVAFLDLQARSLNLPLVDLLGGRCRDEVPFSAYLFFKYAQHIDSPYAPDSWGEALSEAQIVAQAKRMIDENGFQSIKLKAGALDPEHEVACIKALKKAFPNCPLRIDPNGNWSLETAIRMAELLGDDLQYYEDPTPGLDGMSELHKRTGLPLATNMVVTDFDEFRRSVELNSVQIVLADHHYWGGLRDTVALAKMCDVWGLGVSMHSNSHLAISLMAMAHVAAATPNLDYACDTHYPWQEPDEEVIKGGKLKIVNGAVQINKTPGLGLELDYDQLGKLHEQFLSCGIRSRDDVKQMRKYKPDWTQVKPRF
- a CDS encoding PA1414 family protein encodes the protein MRNPLYNWLHDLAVALGLVPPPLQPVPIPTEDKRRQPPRRR
- a CDS encoding DEAD/DEAH box helicase; the protein is MFSQFALHERLLKAVAELKFVEPTPVQVAAIPLALQGKDLRVTAQTGSGKTAAFVLPLLNRLMGPAQVRVDIRVLILLPTRELAQQTLKEVERFSQFTFIKAGLITGGEDFKVQAAMLRKVPDILIGTPGRLLEQLNAGNLDLKKVEVMVLDEADRMLDMGFSEDVQRLCDEAVNRQQTLLFSATTGGAGLRDMIGKVLKDPEHLLINNVSELASGTRQQIVTADHNVHKEQILNWLLANETYQKAIIFTNTRAMADRIYGRLVAQEYKTFVLHGEKDQKDRKLAIDRLKQGGVKILVATDVAARGLDVEGLDLVINFDMPRSGDDYVHRIGRTGRAGNEGLAVSLICHGDWNLMSSIERYLKQSFERRVIKEVKGTYSGPKKVKASGKAVGVKKKKADGKKADKKTAAKGPTKRKTVNRPKADPLVSGDGMAPLKRRKPEAAAE
- a CDS encoding EAL domain-containing protein, which produces MNKTNADSSLPALPQTPHTRTLVALIGLLFAAAFLLGMGALINIARNLNSEELQKSYFYTQKALETRTATSAALISSFAVWDSAYDHLNGIADTQWAYKERNLGDPLFISNGYEGVFVIDRKSTKYGLLNGRLTEVALSRYLDTSLGSLIDAAQDAAAQARAVDRFALFNGWPALVTAAAIQPGDDGTRVDPASLSVMIFVDQLTPAKLLKLGQAYGLTGLAIEAPGVQTSSRPQLNLGHTGYRLTWDQPRPGNELLWSVVPPLLAAGMVLCLLLGYFFRFALRTSQQMDSNYRVLKVSNQALEASEERFRAVAEAASDWIWETDEQGRILYLSTRFVAVTGFTSDDWLGKPLEQLLHCDTLPIDTWLADLRNSQPHTAHLRCTYRDHCAQPRYCRVSARPILQDGQVAGFRGTASDITDEVAAHAQIQHLSMHDALTGLPNRNLLARHLEEALGRLSHPPGNHGNAHGLTLLLLDLDDFKPINDTLGHPVGDAVLLEVAKRLRDATREQDLVARLGGDEFLMVLSGLTNDKEIDRFCARLIESMRQPIVHGDQQLYIGASMGIAQSHLQGPDPTELIRCADIALYAAKAEGKNTWRYFSAQMNEEIQHRRHLENELRLAVKNHEFILHYQPRYELDGMTIVSVEALVRWDHPIEGLISPDAFIPLAEQTELIVPLGRWVLREACETARHWPGDLMVSVNLSPAQFSRSDVVADVRETLIQTGLPAHRLELEITENVMLNDIDNALHIMNALKELGVRLNMDDFGTGYSSLGYLRTYPFDSIKIDKRFIAAMALGSNDRAVVQAIINLGKAMGLKVTAEGVETEQQLALLSSDACHEVQGFYMSRPIDKLALGRLSAQQDEARLPSRSA
- a CDS encoding ATP-binding protein translates to MAKTVAADIATIGRINAVPALLQVICETTGMRFAAVARVTDTAWIACAVLDNLGFGLQVGGELELNTTLCDEIRDHHRTIIMDQASTDPLYCDHHTPRIYKFESYISVPVFRTNGEFFGTICALDPNPVQLKGSAIQPMIESFARLLSIQMESEEAFVETEQALLQERQVAELREQFIAVLGHDLRNPLFAINAGAEMLLRRAVDERSISIIEHIITSSNRASRLVEDVLDFARGRLGSGITVNMVPMPDLAEALQHVVAEVHRVNPQRVFNLHIGDLRDLKGDRERITQLLSNLVANAIHHGSKEGPVIIEADVEDGIFRLSVHNQGTPISAPVLAQLFQPFTRHNADAPPSGLGLGLYIADQIARAHGGHMEVSSTAETGTLFTFRLALKPE
- a CDS encoding SRPBCC family protein, which encodes MSLQSLAVASPAYELSITRLIDAPCARVFRAWTRAELLKRWWGPHGMTTPECTLQLWPGGLFSTLMCAPDGSEYPTQGVFLEIEAPRRIVFTDAFLPGWIPSAKPFMTAVIELEDVHGKTRYTASAWHWSAEDCRSHEAMGFHQGWNESLDRLVELVTRELRDD